From Rutidosis leptorrhynchoides isolate AG116_Rl617_1_P2 chromosome 3, CSIRO_AGI_Rlap_v1, whole genome shotgun sequence, a single genomic window includes:
- the LOC139901377 gene encoding uncharacterized protein, translating to MGLFARFGTPKALISDQGTHFCNVRMEKIVGSYPKEWSNKLDDALWAFRNAYKIPIGTTLFRLVYGKVCHLPLEIEHKAHWPLKTCNLDYHGEVRLQLTQLNELDELRLDAYENSLIYKEKTKRWHDNQIKNPKEFKEGDRVLLYNVRFKVSPGKLKSRWSGSFVVKNVRPYGTVELVNSNGDGFKVNSHWVKHYVDGPLEIEEEVTINFDPKDN from the exons ATGGGGCTTTTTGCACGTTTTGGTACTCCGAAGGCCCTTATTAGTGATcaaggcacccacttttgcaatgtgCGAATGGAGAAG ATCGTTGGTTCTTATCCTAAGGAATGGTCCAACAAACTCgatgatgcattgtgggcatttcgTAACGCTTATAAGATTCCTATTGGGACCACTCTTTTTCGCTTAGTCTATGGAAAGGTATGTCATCTCCCTTTAGAGATTGAGCACAAAGCACATTGGCCTCTTAAGACATGCAACCTTGATTATCATGGGGAGGTTCGACTTCAGTTGACCCAATTGAATGAATTAGATGAGTTGAGACTCGATGCCTATGAAAACTCTCTCATCTATAAGGAAAAGACAAAGAGGTGGCATGACAATCAGATCAAGAATCCGAAAGAGTTTAAGGAAGGCGACCGTGTTCTTCTGTATAACGTGCGCTTTAAAGTGTCACCGGGAAAGCTCAAGTCTCGTTGGTCGGGATCGTTCGTTGTTAAGAATGTGCGCCCATATGGTACGGTGGAATTGGTTAATTCAAATGGTGATGGTTTTAAAGTGAATAGCCACTGGGTCAAACACTATGTGGATGGTCCCCTTGAAATCGAAGAAGAGGTTACCATCAACTTCGATCCGAAAGACAACTAA